TGCGCTCGCAACGCCTGGGGGAAGTGGCGATCAACCGGCTGACCGCGCAGCCCTATCGGGTCAGCACAAGCAGGCCGCAAACGGACCAGCCCTGGTTGTTCTTGAATGTGCATCAGCAAGGCCACTGCCGCCTGATTCAGAACGGGCGTGAACAGTGGTTGCCAGCTGGCAGCTTGAGCCTGAACGTGGGCACCAGCCCCTTCACGCTGGATTTTGTAGACGAGGTCACCATGACCACGCTGCGCTTGCCGCTGGATGGGCTGCTGCCCTATACCGGCCCGTTAAATGATGTGGTCGCGCAGCCCTTGTCCCCTGGCGCCAGCCTGCATTTGCTGGAGCACTATCTGCAAGGCTTGCTGCTATCGGCCGATGGCTTGCGGGCGGATCAGCACGATCAGGCCTGGCGTTGCCTGCGCGACTTGCTGGCCATGAGCATTAACGAGCGGCGCTCTGCCCCGCTGGCACCAAGCACCGCACGCTACGAGGACGCGCTGGGCTATCTGTCTGATCGACTGGGCGATCCTGCCTTGACTATAGCAACCCTGTCCGAGCATCTGGGCATGGCACCCCGCACCGTTCAGGAACTGTTCAAAACGCAGGGAACCACCTTCACTGCTCAGTTGATGCAGCTACGGCTGGACGCGGCCGCACAGCTACTACGCCAGACACCGTCCAACACGGTGGCGCAAGTCGCGTATTCAGTGGGGTTTTCGGATCTGTCCTACTTTCACCGCCAGTTTCGACGGCGCTTTGGCATCACACCAGGCCATTTTTATGGGCATGGCCTGGAGTCATGAAGCCGCAATCAAGAACAGATCAAGTGTGATCGGCGTGTTCAGCCGCTGCTGAACTGCATACCGGGCAAGCCGGGTCTTTGCGAAAACGCACGGTATGCCAATTCATGTTGAAAGCATCCACGCTTAGCAAACGGCCCACCAAGGGCTCTCCGAAGCCGCCTAACAGCTTCAAGGCCTCAACCGCCTGTGCGCTTCCCACCATACCCAATAAAGGCGACAGAACGCCTGTAGTGGCGCAGCGCAGTTCCTCGACATCATCCGCTTCAGGGA
This genomic window from Alcaligenes faecalis contains:
- a CDS encoding AraC family transcriptional regulator, giving the protein MSTNYHWDTQALPPGQGAKLWTQAISQSFQHVQTQCYGQNFHGTLRSQRLGEVAINRLTAQPYRVSTSRPQTDQPWLFLNVHQQGHCRLIQNGREQWLPAGSLSLNVGTSPFTLDFVDEVTMTTLRLPLDGLLPYTGPLNDVVAQPLSPGASLHLLEHYLQGLLLSADGLRADQHDQAWRCLRDLLAMSINERRSAPLAPSTARYEDALGYLSDRLGDPALTIATLSEHLGMAPRTVQELFKTQGTTFTAQLMQLRLDAAAQLLRQTPSNTVAQVAYSVGFSDLSYFHRQFRRRFGITPGHFYGHGLES